A single region of the Motilibacter peucedani genome encodes:
- a CDS encoding MFS transporter: MDAVAPDPSADPFVKRAPEDAGEVDEARAKAAEHALGAARAAGTAARETAALTRVGWQATRRFIRSAGAGETGLAKLIDVTALGSAGDAFVTVSLAGTLFFSVPTGEARGRVFVYLLVTMAPFALLAPVVGPLLDRLGHGRRFALAGTFGLRALLALVMAAAVSGTTDDGRRLYPAAFGVLVCIKAFGVARSAAMPRLLPAELDLVSANSRVSLASLAALSTAGPLGAGVVTLFGPEWSLRVAFLIFVVGVVLSVRLPKALDDERGAGGRAVLAEHLHEGDAAPDEVEVPDAADTVAAPPRAAGWAGRLRESRARRVQAVGPAVFDALRANAGIRAFAGFLLLHLAFLLRAHPMHGLPATALIAAAAAAAGVGSAAGASLGSALRGRPAEVTVLACLVASAAAAALGFVLFGLITILVVAVVAGVSQTLGKLALDAMIQRDVAPHVRASAFARSETLLQLSWVAGAGAGTLLRPHEGLGFGLAALALLVPTAMALRGALRGRARRRHR; the protein is encoded by the coding sequence ATGGACGCCGTGGCACCCGACCCCTCCGCCGATCCCTTCGTCAAGCGCGCCCCTGAGGACGCCGGCGAGGTCGACGAGGCGCGGGCGAAGGCGGCCGAGCACGCCCTCGGTGCCGCCCGGGCGGCCGGCACGGCAGCGCGCGAGACGGCGGCGCTGACGCGCGTCGGCTGGCAGGCCACGCGCCGCTTCATCCGGTCGGCGGGCGCCGGCGAGACGGGGCTGGCGAAGCTCATCGACGTCACGGCGCTCGGCTCGGCAGGGGACGCCTTCGTCACCGTGTCCCTGGCCGGGACGCTGTTCTTCTCCGTGCCCACGGGCGAGGCGCGCGGGCGGGTCTTCGTCTACCTGCTGGTCACCATGGCGCCGTTCGCGCTCCTCGCCCCCGTCGTCGGGCCGCTGCTCGACCGCCTGGGCCACGGGCGCCGCTTCGCGCTGGCCGGCACCTTCGGGCTGCGGGCGCTGCTCGCGCTGGTCATGGCGGCCGCGGTGTCGGGCACCACCGACGACGGGCGCCGGCTCTACCCCGCCGCCTTCGGCGTCCTGGTCTGCATCAAGGCGTTCGGGGTCGCCCGCTCGGCCGCGATGCCCCGGCTGCTGCCGGCCGAGCTCGACCTGGTCAGCGCCAACTCCCGCGTCTCGCTCGCCAGCCTCGCCGCCCTCTCCACCGCCGGACCCCTGGGCGCCGGGGTGGTCACGCTGTTCGGCCCCGAGTGGTCGCTGCGCGTCGCGTTCCTCATCTTCGTCGTCGGCGTGGTGCTGTCCGTACGCCTGCCCAAGGCCCTCGACGACGAGCGCGGCGCCGGCGGGCGCGCGGTGCTCGCCGAGCACCTCCACGAGGGCGACGCGGCGCCCGACGAGGTCGAGGTTCCGGACGCGGCCGACACCGTGGCGGCGCCGCCACGCGCGGCCGGCTGGGCCGGGCGGCTGCGTGAGAGCCGGGCCCGCCGCGTACAGGCCGTCGGCCCTGCCGTCTTCGACGCGCTGCGCGCCAACGCCGGCATCCGCGCGTTCGCCGGCTTCCTGCTGCTGCACCTGGCGTTCCTGCTGCGCGCCCACCCGATGCACGGGCTGCCGGCCACGGCGCTGATCGCCGCCGCGGCGGCCGCGGCCGGCGTAGGCAGCGCCGCGGGGGCCTCGCTCGGCTCGGCGCTGCGCGGCCGGCCCGCCGAGGTCACCGTGCTGGCCTGCCTGGTGGCGTCGGCCGCGGCCGCCGCCCTGGGCTTCGTGCTGTTCGGGCTCATCACGATCCTGGTGGTCGCCGTCGTCGCCGGCGTCTCGCAGACGCTCGGCAAGCTGGCGCTCGACGCGATGATCCAGCGCGACGTGGCGCCGCACGTGCGCGCCTCCGCGTTCGCCCGCTCCGAGACCCTGCTCCAGCTCTCGTGGGTCGCCGGCGCTGGCGCCGGCACGCTGCTGCGGCCGCACGAGGGGCTGGGCTTCGGGCTGGCGGCCCTCGCGCTGCTCGTGCCCACGGCCATGGCTCTGCGCGGGGCCCTGCGGGGTCGCGCCCGCCGGCGTCACAGGTAG
- a CDS encoding DUF3027 domain-containing protein encodes METGISGDATPGDATTARPRAARSRKAVLDPVAAAAVDLARSVAEELSADTPTREGVGAHLGVTVEGERLVSHEFECLLPGYHGWRWSVVLARAPRQKTATVVESALLPGPDALLAPEWVPWSERLRPGDLGVGDVLPTEEDDPRLAPGWTAGPTLDDEDAAELWEMGLGRARVLSLEGRTDAAERWYSGDGGPQAPIALAAPAHCATCGFLVLLGGSFRQAFGACSNVYSPSDGRVVALDHGCGAHSEAAVTPASIEPAPPVLDELGYEYVSVPAGAHPDGSVDSASPGEDLGHS; translated from the coding sequence GTGGAGACAGGCATCAGCGGCGACGCGACCCCCGGCGACGCGACGACCGCACGTCCGCGGGCGGCCCGCAGCCGCAAGGCGGTCCTCGACCCGGTCGCGGCGGCGGCGGTGGACCTCGCCCGCTCGGTCGCCGAGGAGCTCTCGGCCGACACCCCGACCCGCGAGGGCGTCGGCGCCCACCTCGGCGTCACCGTCGAGGGCGAGCGTCTGGTCTCCCACGAGTTCGAGTGCCTCCTGCCGGGCTACCACGGCTGGCGCTGGTCGGTCGTGCTCGCCCGCGCACCGCGCCAGAAGACCGCGACGGTCGTGGAGTCGGCGCTGCTGCCCGGCCCGGACGCGCTGCTCGCGCCGGAGTGGGTGCCCTGGAGCGAGCGGCTGCGCCCGGGCGACCTCGGCGTCGGCGACGTGCTGCCGACCGAGGAGGACGACCCGCGCCTCGCCCCTGGCTGGACCGCCGGCCCGACGCTCGACGACGAGGATGCCGCCGAGCTGTGGGAGATGGGGCTGGGGCGCGCACGCGTCCTCTCGCTCGAGGGCCGCACCGACGCGGCGGAGCGGTGGTACTCCGGCGACGGCGGCCCGCAGGCTCCCATCGCCCTCGCTGCGCCCGCCCACTGTGCGACGTGCGGGTTCCTCGTGCTGCTCGGCGGCTCGTTCCGCCAGGCGTTCGGCGCGTGCTCCAACGTCTACTCGCCCTCCGACGGCCGCGTCGTCGCGCTCGACCACGGCTGCGGCGCCCACTCCGAGGCGGCGGTGACGCCCGCCAGCATCGAGCCGGCACCGCCGGTGCTCGACGAGCTGGGCTACGAGTACGTCTCGGTGCCGGCCGGTGCCCACCCCGACGGCTCGGTCGACTCCGCGAGCCCGGGCGAAGACCTCGGCCACAGCTGA
- a CDS encoding sacsin N-terminal ATP-binding-like domain-containing protein yields the protein MTDPFGTAQLRRRVLEAYAASPARLREDANAEEDLVLGGYRDRVVVELAQNAADSAVRAGVPGRLLLSLEDDRLVAANAGAPLDAAGVEALSTLRASSKRSADSAGRFGVGFAAVLAVSDSPAIGSRPTGGVGWSREAAVAALTGLASGLDGSQLRGELDRRGSAVPVLRLPEPRAVEVPEGYDTAVVLPLRAGARELVARLLDEVGPVLLLSLPALREVVVRRDGAERRVVSESALGGVLLSDGDASVRWRVVRRSTGAPADALATRPLEERTRSELTVTWAVPDGSGVALPGVVLAPTPTDEPLGLPAVLVATLPLEPTRRRAVPGPLLSAVARLAGEAYVELLEQLAAEDPARALAALPGPLAAGEVDALVRATIAELLPRAAVVPGADGGLVAPERAVLVDGASPSLAALLADELDGVAAPVAARSAGLLERLGARRLALADAVDSLAGRSREPAQWQALYAALADAPLDALGALPVPLADGRVVRGARGTVLVRSGNPVDPRAFEVLGVRVVDPAAAHPLLERLGAVPATPAALLEGPEVRGALDASESMDDDEALEVSRAVLALVEADPSAARSADLSGLLLPDDEGELAPAHELLLPGGALAAVADPDAFGVVDADLVERWGADVLRAVGVADGFAVVTLTEVALDPDELDALEIDGLGDWVMDVAPPHGGLPWFVPELEVVRDLDAVADDRWPDALALLGQPPARAAVVEQVRVVSPSGDASLVPSYAAWWLRRRARVSGWRLTEFALGSDSLLLRLFSPLPVPLDPELATAMGVRSSLDAVLSDADGVASLLDRLAADECTIDRRELTQVYSALARSAVETSGGLPDAVRVPDGATGTRLVDADDAVVLDAPDLLPLLERYAVVPLARDLAVPLAELLRLPLASEIVDVGAPGGGVLRTVPELVGLVLPTAPRDWVEHDEISVGAAELSWRVVDGEVHASTLDGLAKGLAWAAGRWELRGLVGRLLADPSPAAVEALLAEHDLDG from the coding sequence GTGACCGACCCGTTCGGCACCGCGCAGCTGCGCCGGCGGGTGCTCGAGGCCTACGCCGCCTCGCCCGCTCGGCTGCGGGAGGACGCGAACGCCGAGGAGGACCTGGTCCTCGGGGGCTACCGCGACCGGGTGGTCGTCGAGCTGGCCCAGAACGCCGCAGACTCCGCGGTGCGCGCGGGTGTGCCCGGCCGGCTGCTGCTCTCGCTCGAGGACGACCGGCTGGTGGCGGCCAACGCGGGCGCGCCGCTCGACGCGGCCGGCGTGGAGGCGCTGTCGACCCTGCGCGCCTCCAGCAAGCGGTCGGCCGACTCCGCTGGGAGGTTCGGCGTCGGCTTCGCCGCCGTCCTCGCCGTGTCGGACTCCCCGGCCATCGGCTCGCGCCCCACCGGTGGCGTGGGGTGGTCGCGCGAGGCCGCGGTCGCTGCGCTCACCGGGCTGGCGTCGGGGCTCGACGGGTCCCAGCTGCGTGGTGAGCTCGACCGGCGGGGGAGCGCCGTGCCCGTGCTGCGGCTGCCGGAGCCGCGTGCGGTCGAGGTGCCCGAGGGCTACGACACCGCCGTGGTGCTGCCGCTGCGAGCAGGCGCCCGCGAGCTGGTGGCGCGACTGCTCGACGAGGTAGGTCCGGTGCTCCTGCTCTCCCTGCCGGCGCTGCGTGAGGTGGTCGTGCGACGCGACGGTGCCGAGCGACGAGTGGTCTCCGAGAGCGCGCTGGGTGGCGTCCTGCTCTCCGACGGTGACGCCTCGGTGCGCTGGCGCGTGGTGCGCCGCTCGACGGGGGCACCTGCCGACGCGCTGGCCACCCGCCCGCTCGAGGAGCGCACGCGCAGCGAGCTGACGGTGACCTGGGCGGTGCCCGACGGCTCCGGTGTCGCCCTGCCGGGCGTGGTGCTCGCACCGACACCGACCGACGAGCCGCTCGGCCTGCCCGCGGTCCTGGTCGCCACGCTGCCGCTCGAGCCCACCCGCCGCCGTGCGGTGCCGGGTCCGCTGCTGAGCGCCGTGGCGCGGCTGGCGGGGGAGGCCTACGTCGAGCTGCTCGAGCAGCTGGCGGCCGAGGACCCGGCGCGCGCCCTCGCCGCCTTGCCCGGGCCCCTCGCGGCGGGCGAGGTCGACGCGCTCGTGCGGGCAACTATCGCCGAGCTGCTGCCCCGCGCCGCCGTCGTGCCGGGCGCCGACGGAGGCCTGGTCGCGCCCGAGCGCGCGGTGCTGGTCGACGGAGCGTCGCCGTCGCTGGCGGCCCTGCTCGCCGACGAGCTCGACGGGGTGGCCGCGCCGGTGGCGGCGCGCTCCGCCGGGCTCCTCGAGCGGCTCGGTGCCCGCCGCCTGGCGCTCGCCGACGCCGTCGACTCGTTGGCCGGCAGGAGCCGCGAACCTGCGCAGTGGCAGGCGCTGTACGCCGCCCTCGCCGATGCGCCCCTGGACGCCCTCGGTGCGCTGCCGGTGCCGCTCGCCGACGGCAGGGTGGTGCGCGGCGCCCGCGGCACCGTACTGGTACGCAGTGGCAACCCCGTCGACCCACGGGCGTTCGAGGTCCTCGGCGTACGCGTCGTCGACCCGGCCGCAGCCCACCCGCTGCTCGAACGGCTGGGTGCCGTGCCTGCGACGCCGGCCGCCCTGCTGGAGGGGCCCGAGGTGCGCGGCGCCCTCGACGCGTCGGAGTCCATGGACGACGACGAGGCGCTCGAGGTGAGCCGGGCGGTGCTCGCGCTCGTGGAAGCCGACCCGTCGGCAGCCCGCTCGGCCGATCTCTCCGGGCTGCTGCTGCCCGACGACGAGGGCGAGCTCGCGCCGGCCCATGAGCTGCTGCTGCCCGGTGGCGCGCTCGCAGCCGTCGCGGACCCGGATGCTTTCGGCGTGGTGGACGCCGACCTCGTGGAGCGGTGGGGCGCCGACGTGCTGCGCGCCGTGGGGGTCGCCGACGGGTTCGCGGTCGTCACCCTCACCGAGGTCGCGCTCGATCCCGACGAGCTCGACGCGCTGGAGATCGACGGTCTCGGCGACTGGGTCATGGACGTCGCGCCGCCCCATGGTGGACTGCCGTGGTTCGTGCCGGAGCTCGAGGTGGTGCGCGACCTCGACGCGGTCGCGGACGACCGGTGGCCCGACGCTCTCGCCCTGCTGGGGCAGCCGCCCGCTCGAGCGGCGGTCGTCGAGCAGGTCCGGGTCGTCTCGCCCTCGGGCGACGCGTCGCTCGTCCCGTCCTACGCCGCCTGGTGGCTGCGTCGCCGTGCCCGGGTGTCCGGTTGGCGGCTGACGGAGTTCGCGCTCGGCTCTGACTCGCTGCTGCTGCGGCTCTTCTCGCCGCTACCCGTGCCTCTCGACCCGGAGCTGGCGACGGCGATGGGGGTGCGCAGCTCGCTCGACGCCGTGCTCTCCGACGCCGACGGCGTGGCGTCGCTGCTCGACAGGCTGGCTGCTGACGAGTGCACGATCGACCGCCGGGAGCTCACGCAGGTCTACTCCGCCCTGGCGCGCTCAGCGGTCGAGACCTCGGGAGGACTGCCCGATGCGGTGCGCGTGCCGGACGGTGCGACGGGCACGCGGCTGGTGGATGCGGACGACGCTGTGGTGCTCGACGCACCAGACCTGCTGCCGCTGCTGGAGAGGTATGCGGTGGTGCCTCTCGCCCGAGACCTCGCCGTGCCACTGGCCGAACTGCTGCGCCTGCCCCTCGCGTCGGAGATCGTCGACGTCGGCGCGCCCGGGGGTGGCGTGCTGCGTACGGTGCCTGAGCTCGTCGGTCTCGTCCTGCCGACCGCACCGCGGGACTGGGTCGAGCACGACGAGATCAGCGTCGGGGCTGCCGAGCTGTCGTGGCGGGTGGTCGACGGCGAGGTGCACGCGTCCACGCTCGACGGGCTGGCGAAGGGGCTGGCCTGGGCGGCCGGGCGCTGGGAGCTGCGTGGGCTGGTCGGTCGGCTGCTCGCTGACCCGTCGCCCGCGGCCGTCGAGGCCCTGCTCGCAGAGCACGACCTCGACGGCTGA
- a CDS encoding MFS transporter, whose product MTPSETATAAPPGRWTPLLAVCLGTFMLLLDVSIVNVALPDMATTLDASFTGLQWVVDAYALALAALLLLVGSIADAVGRRRTYLVGLAVFLAASLVCGIAPSVGPLVAARFVQGAGAAAMLATTIALLHTAYHGRDLGTAFGVWGATSGAAVAAGPVLGGLLTQGLSWRWIFFVNVPIGLVTIVMARRTLSESRLPQRPRIDWVGGGAFTLAAAALTFALVRAAEEGWTSGQTLGAVAVSVAALAAFVAVERRVAEPMLDLALLRRGSFVLVLVAAALLSISAFAGLIYVSIWLQTVLDLGPISAGLVTLPLSGIAFVVAGGLGRVLHGVSPRWTVGGGLVVIGVGDLLLLGLDGGSGWAAVLPGLAVIGVGTGIAIPTVVAAAMAAVPRERGGMAAGAVNTGRQLGFAAGIGVLGSIFSARVDALLPGGADLAHAVSSGGSASVLAAAPASSRASLDAAIHSAVGGALGTTFLVAGVLGVVGGAVVAVLLHEPVTPPAPGAAVEQPVGAQA is encoded by the coding sequence ATGACCCCTTCCGAAACCGCCACCGCTGCCCCGCCCGGACGTTGGACTCCGCTGCTCGCCGTCTGCCTGGGCACGTTCATGCTGCTCCTGGACGTCTCGATCGTGAACGTCGCCCTGCCGGACATGGCGACCACGCTGGACGCCTCGTTCACCGGCCTGCAGTGGGTGGTCGACGCCTACGCGCTCGCCCTCGCCGCGCTGCTGCTCCTCGTCGGGTCGATCGCCGACGCCGTCGGGCGCCGCCGCACCTACCTCGTCGGCCTCGCGGTGTTCCTCGCTGCGTCGCTGGTCTGCGGCATCGCGCCGTCCGTCGGCCCGCTCGTCGCGGCGCGGTTCGTGCAGGGCGCGGGCGCCGCCGCGATGCTCGCGACCACCATCGCCCTGCTGCACACGGCCTACCACGGCCGCGACCTCGGCACCGCCTTCGGCGTCTGGGGCGCGACATCGGGCGCAGCGGTCGCCGCTGGTCCCGTCCTGGGCGGCCTGCTCACCCAGGGCCTCTCGTGGCGCTGGATCTTCTTCGTCAACGTCCCGATCGGGCTGGTCACGATCGTCATGGCACGGCGCACGCTGAGCGAGTCGCGCCTGCCGCAGCGCCCGCGCATCGACTGGGTCGGCGGCGGTGCCTTCACCCTGGCCGCGGCCGCGCTGACCTTCGCGCTCGTACGCGCCGCCGAGGAGGGCTGGACCTCGGGTCAGACGCTCGGGGCAGTGGCCGTCTCCGTCGCCGCACTGGCTGCGTTCGTCGCTGTCGAGCGGCGCGTGGCCGAGCCGATGCTCGACCTGGCCCTGTTGCGCCGCGGCTCGTTCGTGCTCGTGCTGGTGGCCGCGGCGCTGCTCTCGATCTCCGCGTTCGCGGGCCTGATCTACGTCTCGATCTGGCTGCAGACCGTCCTCGACCTCGGCCCGATCTCGGCCGGCCTCGTCACACTGCCGCTGAGCGGGATCGCCTTCGTCGTGGCCGGCGGCCTGGGGCGCGTGCTGCACGGCGTCTCGCCCCGCTGGACGGTCGGCGGCGGCCTGGTGGTCATCGGCGTGGGCGACCTGCTCCTGCTCGGCCTCGACGGCGGCTCCGGGTGGGCCGCGGTCCTCCCCGGCCTCGCCGTGATCGGGGTCGGCACCGGCATCGCCATCCCGACGGTCGTCGCTGCGGCGATGGCCGCCGTACCGCGCGAGCGCGGCGGCATGGCCGCCGGGGCAGTCAACACGGGACGGCAGCTCGGCTTCGCGGCAGGTATCGGCGTGCTGGGCAGCATCTTCAGCGCGCGGGTCGACGCCCTCCTGCCGGGCGGCGCCGACCTGGCCCACGCGGTGAGCAGCGGCGGGTCGGCCTCGGTCCTGGCCGCCGCACCGGCCAGCTCACGGGCGAGCCTCGACGCGGCCATCCACTCGGCTGTCGGCGGCGCGCTCGGCACCACCTTCCTCGTGGCGGGCGTCCTCGGCGTGGTCGGCGGGGCGGTCGTCGCGGTGCTGCTGCACGAGCCGGTGACGCCGCCTGCGCCGGGCGCAGCTGTCGAGCAGCCGGTGGGGGCGCAGGCCTAG
- a CDS encoding Lrp/AsnC family transcriptional regulator: MGIVQRSATATSSKLETISTDALDRRIMSALQFDGRASFRRIAHALGSSEQTVARRYRRLREAGILRVVVLPDPRASRESLFVRIRTAPGAAEPIGTALARRPDVSWVTLAAAGTEVMCALRADDPRDRDELVLRNLPRLSKVTDVSTAALLHVFAETGLQEWQGFDARLNAEEIAALGARSRRDVPVRRTADEPGLTPDDDALLTLLASDGRMSYAALAAATGRNEAAVARRVEALLERGLLFVDVEVAYALIGFRAAATLWLTVAPADIHRVGTEIALHPEVGFVGAVSGPASLVVAVTCRDTADLYRYITERLAPISAIRQHEVTLTVRHLKQAGTVMEGDRLPRIL; encoded by the coding sequence ATGGGGATCGTGCAGAGATCCGCCACAGCGACGTCCTCGAAGTTGGAAACCATCAGCACGGACGCCCTGGACCGGCGCATCATGAGTGCGCTCCAGTTCGACGGTCGCGCCTCCTTCCGGCGCATCGCCCATGCGCTCGGCTCCTCCGAGCAGACGGTCGCCCGCCGCTACCGGCGCCTGCGCGAGGCCGGCATCCTGCGCGTCGTCGTCCTGCCCGACCCCCGCGCGTCGCGCGAGAGCCTGTTCGTACGCATCCGTACCGCTCCCGGCGCTGCGGAGCCGATCGGCACCGCGCTCGCCCGCAGGCCCGACGTCTCGTGGGTCACCCTCGCCGCGGCGGGGACCGAGGTCATGTGCGCGCTGCGGGCCGACGACCCCCGCGACCGCGACGAGCTCGTCCTGCGGAACCTGCCGCGCCTCAGCAAGGTCACCGACGTCTCGACGGCCGCGCTGCTGCACGTCTTCGCCGAGACCGGGCTGCAGGAGTGGCAGGGCTTCGACGCACGTCTGAACGCTGAGGAGATCGCCGCGCTGGGCGCCCGCTCACGCCGCGACGTCCCTGTGCGCCGCACCGCCGACGAGCCCGGCCTCACCCCTGACGACGACGCGCTCCTCACCCTGCTGGCCTCCGACGGCCGCATGTCCTACGCGGCGCTGGCCGCCGCCACCGGGCGCAACGAGGCCGCCGTCGCCCGACGGGTCGAGGCCCTGCTCGAGCGCGGCCTGCTGTTCGTCGACGTGGAGGTCGCGTACGCGCTCATCGGCTTCCGCGCGGCCGCGACGCTCTGGCTCACTGTCGCCCCGGCCGACATCCACCGCGTCGGCACCGAGATCGCGCTGCACCCGGAGGTCGGCTTCGTCGGCGCGGTGTCCGGCCCGGCCAGCCTCGTCGTCGCGGTCACCTGCCGCGACACCGCCGACCTCTACCGCTACATCACCGAGCGGCTGGCCCCGATCTCTGCGATCCGCCAGCACGAGGTCACGCTCACCGTGCGCCACCTCAAGCAGGCGGGCACCGTCATGGAAGGGGACCGCCTGCCGCGCATCCTGTAG
- a CDS encoding OsmC family protein: MPTTYAVRVAAGSLRGSLREDLVMPHPWTAEGVVAELQFSGAHVLHLAVAGCVLNDAYREARALGIELAGVLVTAEGGFEPETWASTGIRYRVEVDSPAGGDEVDRMLEVVDEVAEIPKTLRAGASVSRTL; this comes from the coding sequence ATGCCGACCACGTACGCCGTCCGCGTGGCTGCCGGCTCGCTGCGCGGCAGCCTTCGCGAGGACCTCGTCATGCCCCACCCCTGGACCGCCGAGGGAGTCGTCGCCGAGCTCCAGTTCAGCGGGGCGCACGTGCTGCACCTCGCCGTCGCCGGGTGCGTGCTGAACGACGCGTACCGCGAAGCTCGAGCCCTCGGCATCGAGCTGGCCGGTGTCCTCGTCACCGCCGAGGGCGGCTTCGAGCCGGAGACCTGGGCGTCGACCGGCATCCGCTACCGCGTCGAGGTCGACTCTCCGGCTGGCGGGGACGAGGTCGACCGGATGCTCGAGGTGGTCGACGAGGTCGCCGAGATCCCGAAGACTCTACGGGCCGGCGCGTCGGTGAGCCGCACCCTTTAG
- a CDS encoding serine hydrolase domain-containing protein has translation MPRQPALLPRLTPAASGVSSRAIAALLDRLHEQSVECHSLVVVRRGHVIAEGWWAPYSADRPHLLYSLSKSFTSIAVGLTIAEGLLSLQDRVVDVLRDHVPEDVSEQGRRITVHHLLTMTTGHAGDSLEEAWRLEPGDLTKGFLRVPFTELEGTRHAYDNATTYVLARMVEQVTGRSLSDLLEERLFQPMGILDAEWDRLASGAAFGFHGLHLRTEAVAAFGELLLREGAWKGRQLVPADWVRLATRRHIETLHAADGPWDADSNAGYGYQFWMSREGYRGEGAYEQFCMVYPEHDLVVAVTAGDGPHGAAVGAVQDRLLPGLDEPDDDHDDEVLARRLQSLSFAPVPGLADPARSAAARIDASAPGSALPEAIEVTLVPMDGGWHLRLGASTGAATESPAESFIEVAVGHGGWRESSPLGRPVVATGAWQGETFVADLYVITTPHRVRLLLDRSTGTAVATWSTVPLTTPDLRVHLRSPLRTRPDVA, from the coding sequence GTGCCGCGCCAGCCTGCGCTTCTGCCACGCCTGACCCCGGCGGCTTCGGGAGTGTCCTCGCGCGCCATCGCCGCGTTGCTGGACCGGCTCCACGAGCAGTCCGTCGAGTGCCACTCCCTCGTGGTCGTGCGTCGCGGCCACGTCATCGCCGAAGGCTGGTGGGCCCCGTACTCGGCCGATCGTCCGCACCTGCTGTACTCCCTGAGCAAGTCGTTCACCTCGATCGCGGTGGGCCTGACGATCGCCGAGGGACTGCTGTCCCTGCAGGACCGGGTTGTGGACGTCCTGCGCGACCACGTCCCTGAGGACGTCTCGGAGCAAGGACGCCGCATCACCGTCCACCACCTGCTGACCATGACCACCGGTCACGCCGGCGACAGCCTCGAGGAGGCTTGGCGGCTCGAACCAGGCGACCTGACCAAGGGCTTCCTGCGGGTCCCGTTCACCGAGCTCGAGGGCACACGACACGCCTACGACAACGCGACCACCTACGTCCTGGCCCGGATGGTGGAGCAGGTCACCGGCCGCTCGCTCTCGGACTTGCTGGAAGAGCGCCTCTTCCAGCCGATGGGCATCCTGGACGCCGAGTGGGACCGGCTCGCCAGCGGCGCCGCGTTCGGGTTCCACGGCCTGCACCTGAGGACCGAGGCGGTCGCCGCCTTCGGTGAACTGCTGCTGCGTGAAGGCGCCTGGAAAGGTCGGCAACTCGTCCCCGCTGACTGGGTGCGGCTGGCGACCCGCCGGCACATCGAGACACTGCACGCGGCGGACGGTCCGTGGGATGCGGACTCCAACGCCGGGTACGGGTACCAGTTCTGGATGTCGCGCGAGGGGTACCGCGGCGAGGGGGCTTACGAGCAGTTCTGCATGGTCTACCCCGAGCACGACCTGGTCGTCGCGGTCACCGCCGGTGACGGCCCGCACGGGGCGGCAGTTGGAGCCGTCCAGGACCGCCTGCTGCCAGGTCTGGACGAGCCGGACGACGACCACGACGACGAGGTCCTTGCTCGACGGCTGCAGAGCCTGTCCTTCGCACCCGTGCCGGGCTTGGCGGACCCCGCCCGCTCCGCCGCGGCCCGCATCGACGCTTCCGCGCCGGGCTCGGCCCTGCCCGAGGCGATCGAGGTGACTCTCGTGCCGATGGACGGCGGGTGGCACCTGCGACTCGGGGCGTCCACCGGGGCGGCGACGGAGTCGCCTGCCGAGTCGTTCATCGAGGTCGCCGTTGGTCACGGAGGCTGGCGCGAGAGCTCGCCCCTGGGTCGCCCGGTCGTGGCCACCGGCGCCTGGCAGGGCGAGACGTTCGTCGCCGACCTCTACGTCATCACCACCCCGCACCGTGTTCGACTGCTGCTTGATCGGAGCACGGGAACGGCGGTGGCGACGTGGAGCACCGTGCCGTTGACCACGCCTGACCTGCGCGTACACCTCCGGTCACCGCTCAGAACCCGCCCCGACGTCGCATAG